From the Chiloscyllium plagiosum isolate BGI_BamShark_2017 chromosome 10, ASM401019v2, whole genome shotgun sequence genome, the window cacaatgtgcgggtcaggtgaattggccatgctaaattgcccactagcgttagtgttaggagggaaatggttctgggtgggctactcttcagaggggactggttgagccaaaggacctgtttccacactgtaaagaatctaatctaatctaagtattgtaaaaaaaaatgttgtcaaaGCTTTTCTTCTTGTGCTCATCAGCACAATTATCAGGAAATGAATGCATGAGAGGAAAGTGCTGAATGGTTGATTTGGTTCCTGGAGACAGTACCTTGAAGAATACACCAGCTAGTgaattgacagttaacagccaggctttgttaaattttaaaccagacagATTGACTCTGGTTGGGGCATTGCCCCAAGAGgtgaaccagagaatggctgttacccattttgttgaattgaaacgGGCCCCAGTGCGcacacatgttctttctgtctgaaaAGAAAGTGTATTCATGTTATGTAGCTTCAAATACTTGCAATtgtgtcacactgagaccaaGTTTCAGAATCCTAAATTGTTTGTCAGTGTAATACTTCACACGCTCAGGACTTTTGCAGCAAATGTTGTCTAATTGCAGAATCACAGCTAATGTTTGACGTAGAGTCATAgaaggtccaactcatccatgctgaccagatatcctaaattaatctagtcccatttaccagcatttggcctatatccctctaaacccttcctattcatagagtcattgagatgtacaccacagaaacagatctttcggccCAACAcaaccatgccaaccaggtttcctcaaCTAAACTAGTTTGATTTGCCTGCATTTGCTCCATAtcactttaaacctttcctatccacgtacctgtccaaggtcttttaatgttataattgtacctgcctctggcagctcattccatacataactAGAGACAAAAACAAGCTGAAATAATTACTAAATTGCACAATAATTAAACACAATaaggaggagcaaattactgcagatactggaatcggtactgaaaacaacaaatgctggagatcacagttggtcagacagaatccatggagagagagcaagctaacgtttcaagtctagttGACTCTTCATCGGAGCATCATTAAACCAACAAGTTTGATTATATCTTTTACAATCAGTTTTATAATATAAACATCAAATCACACTGACCTTTGCCCTATTACTGAAATAACATTAAGAAATATATACTCAGGGAATGAAATTACATATAATAAAATTAAATTATTACAGATATACTTTTTCAATTCTTGATCTGAAGGTGCTGGCTTTGATTATTGGTCAGGTTTCACACTACTCACCACTCAGTACCTTGCCCAAGTGGTCATTCTTGGGAACAGATTTTACACAACCATCTCCAATATAGAAATGATAACTAAAAAAATCCTTTGTggttgtacccatccagatgccttttaaaatagcctctaccatttcctctggcggctcaatccatacatgcagaTATGGTGTTAtaaggttcccaagcactgagtagTTGGGCATGATCAGTGCCTTGCCTGTTGTGAACAACCGATGGGATATGTTATTTCATACAATCCGCCAGTTTTGTACAAATCCCACATCAAATCAGTACTGAATTCATATATCACATTATTTGTTTGTTTGATAGGCAGAACATCTTTTTGACTTGACAGTAGCATTCCTTTAGTGGCAGAGACCATTGGTGGTACTACTTTATAGCAGAGTGATACCCTATCCTTCTGGGGTAATCTGAGGTAGACTGGGCACTTTTCAGGACCAACAGTCGCCATGTTTAAGTTCTGTTCATGAGTTTACCAAATACACTGCAAGTAATAATCTGATCAGGATAGCCATTATCGCACCCTATTTTAGCATCAAGTTTGCACAGTGAAAAAAATAACTCCGGCCCTATTTACAAAGTTTCCAAGATGACCAAGATGTGGAACAGTAAGAATCCCAATGTATATACTGACCAGTGAAGGTAGTTTTGTAGTAGGCAGTCATACAGAGCTCTCCTGGCCGATTTCTCAACTAGGTAATTGAAGATAGGGAGCTTATTTGACTGTTGCATTTCAGATGTGAATTTTAGTGTCCAATGGTGCCCCTTAAAATATATAAAGAAATTCTGACATGCAGCTGCAGACTCAAATATAGCAAAACTATCATCTATATCTCAGAAATATGCAAGGAATAAGAGGTTAGGTGTCATTCCattgaagtaaaaacaatgactgcagatgctggaaaccagattctggatcagtggtgctggaagagcacagcaattcaggcagcatccgaggacagacaaaatcgacgtttcgggcaaaagcccttcatcaggaataaaggtgaagggcttttgcccgaaacgtcgattttgcctgtcctcggatgctgcctgaattgctgtgctcttccagcaccactgatccagagtcatTCCATTGAACTCATGACTCTCATAGAATCCAACAAAAATATTGTTGAGCGATGGGTGGAGCGGTGATCCCATCTATTTGGGCATGcattgtgtatttttaaaaactcaattgcACGAGTTTGTAGGTTCCATGAATACTGGCTTTCAGAATGGTAAACTTTAGACAAAGCTGACTGTTAACTGGCAATCATCATTCATTGGTGTATTCTCCATGGAAACGCCTCTACTAATGACAGCCCACTAGCCAACATGTCAGCAGTCTACACTGTTGGAGTATATGTGTTGGTATCCCCCTAGAATTGGTATTTTTGGGACGTGTCCTGTTGAGTGCAACATGAAAAATTTTGACTAAAAGtgccttttttcagcaataatttaaatctgtgacctctggttAATTAAACTTAGGTGTTTACGCGTAGTTTTCCAAATCATTTTGTGTAGAATGTTGCAAAAATTGTGAGCCAGTAATATTGCAGTGTGTAAAACTGGGCATCTGTGAAGTGGGAAGCCACTTTCCCACAGAATCAGACTGGAGGTTTGGGAAAGTAGCTGCTCAAACTCTGAGAAGAAAGGTGGATTACAGTAAGTCATTTCAATGTCAAATCAAAGACAAATGGGAAATAAGGACAGGGAAATTAAGGAGTGGGAAAAATTTAAATACTAATGAATATATATtggacattttcaaaattttcagtgaTGAACTTGCAATAATTTGTCATTGTTAATTTCAGTGCAAGAGTTTGGCTGCAAGCAATCAAAATTATCATGATGTTGTGGTGATATTTGGACTGGAATTCGCTTCATGTGACATGCATGTGTCGTACCTAAAATGAAATTCAGCAGCTTCATGAGAATTAATGCATTTGCATTGCCAGTTGATCAGTGCGTTGAGGTTTCTTAAAGATAAAGGCAGTGGCACAACTCTAACAGCAAATTTTGGATAGCTCTATTCAATTGCACATATACTCTTTGCCTAAACTGTCTGTGAAATAAACTATAGGGAATGCCATTCACCTCACCGTTACTTTCATTGCCAATTTTGCACCAATGTGGAGGAGTCCAAAGTAGGTGTTAAAATTATAAGTTATGACTAATCAATCCAATAAGAAgttcaggagaaacctctttcaAAATTGATAGGTTGAAATGTGAAACTTGATTCAACATAGAGTGGTTGAGGCACGTGCATCTAGGAGGAATCTAACtatgagagaaagaaaacaggatATTCTGATTGGGTGAAGTAGTGAGGGTGGAAGTAGCACGGACTATTTGGGTTGTCTGGACAGTAATTTTTTCCTTGTCTCTTTCTCCATTGACAGCTCCTCTCCTGTTTTGGGAACCTTCAGTGTTAATTTGTACAGATTGATGTCAGCCCTCTGGTTTCTGTAAATAATGcgggagttgaaatattgtggGATAATCTCCTCATGGAATTTGTGAGCTGCACAACAGCCCCCTAACTCTGTTGCGATGTAGATGGTTGTTCGCTGGTTGCTAAGGTGTCGCAGTGTCTGCAGCAGCAGGGGGAAATCTGATGGATAATACACAATGTCTGAACCCAGGATTATGTCATAGTCACTGGGGAAGTGCACTTGGTCAAAGCCCCAGGAAAGAGCTCTGATTTTTGGAAGGTGTCTGCAGGAATCAGGGACATTGACTGAAACGTTGTACTCAATTTGCTTCAAAGCTTGGATCTGATCCGTCAAGGTTACCTCCCCACCTAAAGAAGAAGCAACAGAATTAATTCATCTTTATGTCCCATCATGGAGACCCGTACCCCAGTTAACAGTCACAGGGAAGCGGTATGAAACAGAATAAGATAAGGAAAATATTATCTCTAGGCTTTCACAACCTTTGGATGTCCCAAATCCTTTCCAAGAAATTAAGGACTTTGGAGCATCCTGCTGAAGGGTGTGGGAGAGCCAATTTGCGAATAGAAACTTCCACAGCCTGGAATGAAAGCTGTGTTGAAATATCTGATTCATTGGTGTTGGTCAAGGGACAAATGTCAGAGAGGAGTTGCCTACTGTTTTccaattaagattagattagattagattccctacagtgtggaaacaggccctttggcccaaccagtccacaccgaccctccaaagagtaacccacccagacccatttccctctgaccaatgcacctaacactacgggcaacttagcacggccaattcacctgacctgtacatctttggactgtgggaggaaaccggagcacccagaggaaacccacgcagacacggggagaatgtgcaaactccacacagacagtcgcctgaggctggaatcaaacctgggaccctggtgctgtgaggcagcagtgctaaccactgagccatcatgccgcccaccTGAGCCTATTTTAACCAGGAAGAGTAAATGGAGCCTTTGGTTTACTGTGTCAGGTGAATGGGCAGCACTTTCTCGTTCCTACATAAAAATGTTAGCCTGGGTTTTGTGCTCACAGGTCTAgaggggacttgaacccataaccttctgACCCAAAAGCACCTCaaggctgacagaaagcagagagagaatgagtgagtgtgtgttatAGGACAAAAGCCTGTGGCAGGCAGAAATTGTCAGACTGTGTGTGAGATTAATTCAGAATCCCACTCACAGAATTCACGCACAGATCTCAGCCGGCACTTCCTCTGTATAACCTGAGAGTATAGTGAAAGTCGAAGTGGGACTTCCTTGtgtaaattgcctgtcgtgtttcTATAATGGAACATAACTTCAAAAGCACCTGTTGGTATATTGGGAGTGTAGGGTCAGGGTGGTTGGTGGGAATTGGTCATGTGACAAATTTTCCAGATTACCTTAAATCAGAGTTGGCCATCTAGTCCCCACCCACCCCATGCAAGCAACTGATCAGGAGATGGAGAGTTGAGATCAGGGTTTTGCTCCACTAAGATTCTGACCACAAGAAATGCTGATCTTTAGTTGATGCATTCTCCCAACAGGAGCCTGATTGTCTAGATGAATATTCCCCTTTTAATTGTCCAAAGCATGAAGCATAGGGGAGGGGGGTCTTTGAACATATTAATCTGTGCTGGCAAACACGAAAATGCATCTTCTGGTAATTCATGGGACTTGTAAAGCAATTATATTGGGTTGACAACTGCTCTTTAACTCACCCAGCAAAGCTGCCAGAATTCCCACGATCCCAGTGCCAGATCCTAACTCAAGCACCTTCATCCCAGAGAAATTGATCCTCTCCTGCTGGAAGAACTGGCAGAGAGTGAGGCCCTGAGGAAAGCAAAGGGCAACATCCATTGAAGTCAATTAGTTTGGGCACATTGTTGTAACAAAACATCAGGTAGCAGTGCAGTAGTGGAATGATGGGTTTCCAACCATTCTTAAAAATCATGCTATGGAGATGCAGTTAACACTTCATCCAGTTACAATAGAACCTTGACTAGATGGGCCGATGAGCCGAGGaaaagcagatgaaatttaatttagataaatgtgaggtgtcgcttttggtaaggcaaatcagggctggacttgtacacttaatggcagggtcctgggagtgttactgaacaaagagaccttggggtgcaggttcatagctccttgaaggtggagtcaaaagtagacagggtagtgaagaagacctTAAGTACACTTCCTTAAAtgatcaggatttggagatgccgatgttggactggggtgtacaaagttaaaaatcacacaacaccaggttatagtccaacaggtttaattggaagcacactagctttcagagcgacgctccttcatcaggtgattgtttatcaggtgatagtggactatcagtgcattgagtataggagttgggatgtcatgctatggctggacaggacattggttaagccacttttggaatactgtattcaattctggtcttcctgctaatagaaaagatgttaaacttgaaaaggtgcaaaaaagatttacaaagatgttggcagggttgagggtttgagctatcaggagaagcTCAACAGACTAGgcgtattttccctggagtgttggaggctgaggggtgaccttataggtgaTTATAAAATCGTTAGGGCttggttagggtgaatagtcaagatctttttcccagggtaggggtgtccaaaactagagggcataggttcatggtgagagggaaagatttaaaagggacctgaggtgcaatattttcatgcaaagggtggtacgtgtacggaatgagctgccagaggaagtggtggagcctggtacaatatatttaaaaggtatctgaatgggtacatgaataggagaaagtgaggattgcagatgctggagaccagagttgaaaaatgtggtgctggaaaaacacagcaggccaggcagcatccgaggagcaggagaattgacgtttcgggcataagcccttcttcaggaatgggtacatcaataggaagggtttgcagggatttgggacaactgctggcaaatgggactcgattaacttagtatatatggtcggcatggacaatggaatgaagggtctgtttctgtgctatacatctctatggctctatgaattTACTGTCATGCAGGTGCAGCGATAGAACAGGAGTTTTAACATACAGAGAAAGACCATTCAAACCATACACCTCCACCAgctgtttgaaagagctatccaattatcTACTCTCCCTGCATTTTTCCACTCTTGAGCTATGACTTAGTATGTCTTGTATGTAAGGCATTATGAAATGGATAAGCttgtgaatgaaaatggaataaaaggTTCTGCTGATAGGATTTGGGGAAGAGAGCTgtgaatcaggcccttcggcccaactcattgctgaccaggtttcctaaactgacctttcccatatgccagcatttggctcttaTCCACGTAccgcccaaatgtcttttaaatgttgcaattgtacataactatactgcttcctctggcagctctttccatataaGCACAGTCTTgttaacatccttgtcaatcttttttgcactctttccagtttaataacatcacaTGGAGCATAAACACCAACATTAAACGTTTGAGGCAGAATGCCTGTTTTCTTGTGATGTAATGACCAAGCAGCCTATTATGGTATGATTTATCCTTTTGTTCTGTCTTCTGGATGAATGTACCCTTCCCAACGCTTTAGAGTTTTGAGGCCTTATGTTAGAAGATTCCTGGCAAACTCTGACTATAGTGCACCCTATCTCTTTAACAACCTCTTCCGTATTCAGGAAAGCATAACACCTTGGGTTTCCATGCTGGACTTCCCTGAGGGAATCTAGGACTGGGAAGCACAATTTCAGAATAATATCTAAGAATTTATCCCATTCTCTTTGTAAAGTTGCTATTGTTAGGGCTTCCACAACTCTTTTATGTTATGCATTCAAGACTTCTATATTCATCTAAACAATGTTAAAATGATTTTGGTAATTTATGGAGAGCTTAGAGAGGAGCAACAGTCAGCTTGAGTCAGAGGCTagatttaagatggaaatgagagGCTTCTTCTTTTAATGGGTTTTAGAGTCTCAGACCTTGACTGTAGTAGAGGCCAGGTTATTGTATATATTCAAAGTTGAGTTCAATAGATCTTTGACCAACAAGAGAGCAGGACAATTCGAGAAGGGTGGATTGTTAGTGCTGTTGGGAAGAGTTCAAACTACTTTGGCAGGGGAATTGGAAGCAAGATGTA encodes:
- the LOC122554026 gene encoding EEF1A lysine methyltransferase 3-like, which translates into the protein MEGRSGSRKTAKHMDKSSNVLSKEDPEGNLPSILVNHYQFCGYDLEITRYLNERMGVSAFVWNSGLTLCQFFQQERINFSGMKVLELGSGTGIVGILAALLGGEVTLTDQIQALKQIEYNVSVNVPDSCRHLPKIRALSWGFDQVHFPSDYDIILGSDIVYYPSDFPLLLQTLRHLSNQRTTIYIATELGGCCAAHKFHEEIIPQYFNSRIIYRNQRADINLYKLTLKVPKTGEELSMEKETRKKLLSRQPK